The Kocuria flava nucleotide sequence GAACGTGGCCGTGCTGAAGAACGGGCGGGCCAAGGCGGTGCGCTTCTCCACCCTGGAGGCGATGTGCCGGGTGCTGCAGTGCCAACCCGGGGACCTCCTCGAGTACGTCGAGGAGTGAGCCGCGCAGCGGTCGGCCGGCCCGGTCGGCGCCGACGCCCATACCCGCGCCGTCGCGCAGGAACGGCACGGCCTTTCGTGCCGCACCCCGACGGCGCCCCCCTCCCCGAAAGGCGCCCCCGTGACCTGGTTCCTCGCTCTCCTGGCCCTGCTCGCCGGCATCGCCGGTCTCGCCCTCGGGGAGGCCGACGACTCGCCGGGGCTCCAGCTCATCGGCGCCGTGCTGGTGCTGACGGCGGTCGTGACCGTGGTCCGGCACATCCGGCACGTCCGGCACGTCCGGCGCGGTCGGCGCGTCTGACGCGAGCGGCACGTCCGGCGCGAGCGGCACGTCCGGCGCGAGCGGCGCCGCCGGCCCCGGGGTCCGCTCCGCGCGGCCGCCCGCAGCGCGGGGACCGAGCGCTCCGCCGGCCCTGCCCGACGCGCCGCG carries:
- a CDS encoding helix-turn-helix domain-containing protein, which translates into the protein MPIVVRLDVQLARRKMSVGEFAEAVGISPANVAVLKNGRAKAVRFSTLEAMCRVLQCQPGDLLEYVEE